Genomic window (Megamonas funiformis):
TCCACATCAAAATATATTTAATATATATTTGACGTGGAGGTTATCCCTTTAAAATATTAAATTATCTTATCTAACATTAAATTAACTTTTAAAACATTTACTGTTTCTTCACCAAAGAAGCCTAATACTTTATGATTAGTACATTTATCGATAATAGCATTTACTTCTTCTTTAGTCATATTATTTTCACGAGCTAATCTTTCTACTTGGTATTTTGCTGCAGCTACAGATATATCTGGATCTAAACCGCTACCAGAATTAGTAACCAAATCTACAGGAATAGGCTCATTACCTTTTTCTGGATTAGCTTTTCTAATTTTTTCTACACGCTGTGCTATTAATTTTTCATAATCTTCACTTGCAGGACTTAAATTTGATGGAGCTGCATATGCTAACTGATTTCCCTCAGTATCTTTATAAGTACTAACATCAATTTTTGTTATACGACCCCACATATATCTATCACTTGTATATTGTTGACCTAATAATTCACTACCATATTTTACACCATTTACTTCGATAATTTTGCCGTTTGCAGAGTTTGGAAATAAT
Coding sequences:
- the kdpC gene encoding potassium-transporting ATPase subunit KdpC → MDNFKKALLSVITFTVFCGFIYTMVMTGICQVLFPNSANGKIIEVNGVKYGSELLGQQYTSDRYMWGRITKIDVSTYKDTEGNQLAYAAPSNLSPASEDYEKLIAQRVEKIRKANPEKGNEPIPVDLVTNSGSGLDPDISVAAAKYQVERLARENNMTKEEVNAIIDKCTNHKVLGFFGEETVNVLKVNLMLDKII